The following proteins are encoded in a genomic region of Colletotrichum higginsianum IMI 349063 chromosome 9, whole genome shotgun sequence:
- a CDS encoding Gibberellin 20-oxidase has product MAISEPIIVSKSLPTIHLDLLRAESADESRNLLDACKSHGFFYLDLTSDAELCRLWAEMLRIMAEYFNQPLEVKMQDARGSDNFGYEPMGTEEGPNPKTRDGYESLKFSRREFLKGSSDLTTSVRAQEDSFFSFIKNAHEITLMILSRLSSQLGRTDRARFEAHHADPGPSLSTLGLLRYPKHDRPAGEPRNVGHNKHTDVGSLTFLLAAQWGLQYLSLTSRRWEFIEPRPGHAIINVGDSLRFLSGGELASVVHRVVPLRKTQDEDRYSIAYFLRMNDGGVFSDTTGKAWTANEWHDFKFGVFKNPSVLDVKGQFLTGMMIKDSDKLEGHAAVSA; this is encoded by the exons ATGGCTATCAGCGAGCCCATCATCGTCTCCAAGTCTCTCCCGACTATccacctcgacctcctccggGCCGAGAGCGCCGACGAGAGCAGgaacctcctcgacgcctgCAAGAGCCACGGCTTCTTCTACCTCGACTTGACCAGCGATGCCGAGCTGTGCAGGCTGTGGGCGGAGATGCTCCGCATCATGGCCGAGTACTTCAACCAGCCTCTCGAGGTCAAGATGCAGGACGCCCGTGGCAGCGACAACTTTGG CTACGAACCCATGGGCACCGAGGAGGGGCCCAACCCCAAGACAAGAGACGGATACGAGTCTCTCAAG TTCTCCCGCCGTGAATTCCTCAAGGGCTCTTCCGACCTCACCACCTCGGTCCGCGCCCAGGAAgacagcttcttctccttcatcaAGAACGCCCACGAAATCACCCTGATGATCCTCTCGCGCCTCTCCTCGCAGCTGGGCCGCACCGACAGAGCCCGCTTCGAGGCCCACCACGCCGACCCGGGCCCATCCCTCTCGaccctcggcctcctgcgCTACCCCAAACACGACAGGCCCGCCGGCGAGCCCAGGAACGTCGGCCACAACAAGCACACCGACGTCGGCTCCCTCaccttcctcctcgccgcccagtGGGGCCTGCAGTACCTCTCCCTGACCTCGCGCCGCTGGGAGTTCATCGAGCCCCGGCCGGGCcacgccatcatcaacgtcggCGACAGCCTGCGCTTCCTCtcgggcggcgagctcgccaGCGTCGTGCACCGCGTCGTCCCCCTGCGCAAGacccaggacgaggaccgcTACAGCATCGCCTACTTCCTCCGCATgaacgacggcggcgtcttcagCGACACGACGGGCAAGGCCTGGACCGCCAACGAGTGGCACGACTTCAAGTTCGGCGTCTTCAAGAACCCgagcgtcctcgacgtcaagGGCCAGTTCCTGACGGGCATGATGATCAAGGACAGCGACAAGTTGGAGGGTCACGCCGCGGTTTCGGCATAG